GGTCGGCGGCGGCACCGAGCGCGCCGGTCACGGCAGCGGCGATGACGGCCAGACCGAGGACCGTGGTGGTCAGGCGCGAGCGTCGATTCGTGACGATTGCAGGTTCGTGCTTCGGTGCCGGTTCGGGCAGATCCCATGCGAACGGGGCGACCCCGAGGGGATCCCATGCCGGCGGTGCCGAACGGTGGGGGGAGAGCGCGTCGACATCCGGGAGCGGAACGTCGGTGTCCTTGCGGTCGGTGTCCTTGCGTAGGTCGGGCATCGGGGACGTCTTCCTCTCAGTCGCCTCGGTGGGCGCTGTGGAATCGGTGCCCGAAGCAGGGGTGTCCGAGGCGTCGGTGGTGCTCAGGACCTCCGTCGCGTCGGTGGTCTGCGCAGGCGGGGTTGCCGCTGTGCTGGTTGTCTTTGTGCCGGCTGCCTCTCCGCCCGGTGTCGTCGTGGCCGCCGGACCCGCCTGCATGTGCCATGCACCGGTGTGTGCGCCCCACGGGGAGCAGTACGCGTTCGTCACCGGAGGCTGAGGAAAGGCCGCCTGGGTGGGGAAGGAGGTTCCCTCGGGCGCCGGCAGCACCGGCGGTTCGGGACGCCGCTGATAGAGCAGCCACCAACCGCCGAGCAGCAGGAGCGTTCCGATGAATCCGGAACCGCCCGAACCCGCACCCACCGGACCGATGGCACCCGCCGCGATCGCCAGGGCCACGAGGAGTACGACGACCTTGGTGGTCGAGTCCGAGCTCGCACCCCGCCCGACGAGCGATTCGAGCGAGGAGACCTGGTCGCCGTGACGGGGGAACATCAGCCAGGCGGCCAGATAGAGGACGAGACCGCCACCGCCGAACAGCGCCGACGCGACGAAGACGACACGGATCAGCACGGGATCGACGCCGTAGCGCACTCCGATACCCGAGCACACACCCGCGATGTGCCCCTCCTTCGGCAGACGCACGGGACGGGTCCGCCACATGTCCGCCACCTGGTCCTGAAAGCTCCTCGTGTCCATGGCACCCATCCTGCTGGGCTTCCGCGCGCGGCACATCAGGGACCAACCCTGATTTCCGAGGGCCCGATCGGAACCCGGACATCAGGGTTCGTCCCCGATGCCGGGCCGGCGATCTCCGTGCCAGTATCGAGGTGTGCAACCGGTACCTGGATTACCCGTGACCGTTCCCCGCCTCGAACGACGGGTGGGCGGTCGCATCGTGGGCGGTGTGGCCGGCGGTGTCGCCGACCATCTCGGCATCGACGCCACCAAGGTGCGGGTCGCGTTCACAGTGCTCGCCGCCCTCGGCGGGTTCGGGATCGCGGCCTACGGCTTGCTGTGGATGTTCGTGCCCCCGGGCTCCGACACCGATCGCCCCACCGGCCCCGAACGGCGCCGAGCCATCGGCCTCGCCTTCATGGGTATCGGCCTGGCGGTGGGTCTTTCGTGGCTGTTCAGTGGTGGTGCCGCCGGGGTGGTGCTGCCGATCGTCGTGGTGGTCGTCGGTGCGGCGCTCGTATGGCGTGAATTCGACGTCGAAGGCCCCCGATCGGTACTCGGTCTGCCCGCACATCCGACGGTCCTCACATGGGCCCGCGTACTCGGCGGCCTGACCCTCGTCGTCACCGGACTCGGAGTGATGGTCATCGCGCAGGTCGACGTCGCGGCGCTGCGCTCGTCGCTGGTCGCCGTGGTGGTCACGCTGGTCGGTGCCGCCCTGCTGTCGGTGCCGCTGTGGATCCGGATGTGGCGTGCCCTCGAGACCGAGCGTGCCGCCCGGGTGCGCAACGAGGAGCGCGAGGAGATCGCGTCGCACCTGCACGACTCGGTACTCCAGACCCTCGCGCTCATCCAGAAGCAGGCCGGCGACCAGCAAGAGGTCGTGCGACTGGCGCGCAGCCAGGAACGCGAACTGCGCCGCTGGCTGTTCGGTGGGGACGAGACGCCGAGCACCTCGCTCGCCGAGACGCTGCGCACCATCGCGGGTGAGGTGGAGGACCAGTACGGTCTGTCCGTTCAACCCGTCATCGTCGGTGACGTCGCGCCGGATGACAGCGATCTGACCCCCGAGGCCGCGACCGCCGTGCTCGGCGCGACCCGCGAGGCTCTCGTCAACGCCGCCAAGCACGCCGGGGTGGACAGCGTCGACCTCTTCGCGGAGGTGGAACCGCATCAGGTGAGCGTGTTCGTGCGCGATCGCGGCGTCGGATTCGATCCCGACGAGGTGCCGGCCGATCGGCAGGGTCTGGCCAAGTCGATCCGGGCGCGCATCGAACGTCGCGGCGGCCGGACGGTCGTGAAGTCGAGTCCCGGAAAGGGAACCGAGGTGCGCATCCATGCACCGCGCGCCGGCCGGACGGAGACCGAACGCGAACAGGACACCGAGTCGACCTTAGAGTGGGGGGTGAACGACCCCCACCCCGAGGAGCAGACACAGTGACTTCGATTCCGGCGACATCGTCCGATGCCACCGAGAACAACCGTCCCTATCGTGTCTTCCTGGTGGACGACCATGCGGTCTTCCGCTCCGGAGTGCGCGCCGAACTGGGGCGCGAGGCCGACATGGAGATCGTCGGCGAGGCCGGGGGAGTCGCCGAGGCCGTCGCCGGGATCGAGGCGACCAAGCCGGATGTCGTGCTCCTCGACGTCCACATGCCCGACGGCGGCGGCGTCGCCGTCCTCCAGCGGATCCCGGACGGGCCGGTCTGCCTGGCGCTCAGCGTGTCCGACGCGGCCGAGGACGTCATTGCCGTCATCCGCGCCGGCGCCCGCGGGTACGTGACGAAGACGATTTCCGGTCCGGATCTGGCCGACGCCGTCCGGCGGGTCGCAGGGGGAGACGCCGTGTTCAGTCCGCGTCTGGCCGGTTTCGTGCTCGACTCGTTCACCGGCCGGTCGGCCGCGCCGGAACCGCCCCTCGATCCCGAGCTCGACTCGCTGACGCCGCGGGAACTCGAGGTGCTGCGCCTGCTCGCTCGCGGCTACACCTACCGTGAGATCGCCGAGGAACTCGTGATCTCGGTGAAGACCGTCGAGACGCACGCGTCGAACGTGTTGCGCAAGACGCAGCAGTCGAACCGCAACGCGCTGACCCGTTGGGCACACCGCCGCCGCATCGACTGAGCGTGACCGGTGCTCGTCGTGCCGATGCCGGCGGCGTGCAGTTCTCGTCGCTCGCGAGCGAAATCATCGACGAGGACTGCGCAGCCGGCGCAGATCAGACGACCAGCGCGATGATGACGGCGACGAGCAACGCCACCAGGATCACCGCGATCATCGCCGCCATCGCCAGGGGTGCATAGGCGACGATGCGGTCCTGCGGGTTGTCGGGCACGGGGCCCTTCGGGAGCAGGCGGTCGAGCAGATCCGCCGGGGCGAAACCCTTCGCCGACTTCTTCGGACCACCGGTGGCCTGCGTCGCGGCACCGAGGGGGCGGTCGACGAAGGAACCACGGGGGCGTGCGGGTTCGGCGAAGTGCGCGGAACGCTGTGCCCACGACGGGATCGTGCCGTCCTCGTTCTGGATGGGACGGCCGCGCAGGGCCGCCGCCGATCCGCTCGGTCCGAGGACCACGCGGGCGAGGAGATCGCGCGCCTGCGCCATCGTCGGGCGTCGCGCCGGATCGGGCTGGAGCATCTCGAGCAGGGGCTCGGTGAGCGGACCGGTGTGCGTGGGCATGATGATCTCCGCCCGCGCGACCCGGTGCAGCAACGCGATCGAGTCGGTCTCGAAGCCGAAGGGCGGTTGCCCCTCCACCGCGGTGTAGAGGGTGGCGCCGAGCGAGAAGACGTCGCTGGCCTCGGTGGGATCGTTGCCGCGCGCGACCTCGGGTGCGAAATAGGCGGGGGTGCCGATGATCACGCCGTCGGGGTCGTTGTCGCCCTTCGCGCGAGCGATGCCGAAGTCGCTGATCTTCACGATGCCGGCGTCGCGGCCGCGTTCAGCGATGAGGATGTTGCCGGGCTTGACGTCGCGGTGGACGATCCCGGCGGCGTGCGCGGCGGTGAGGGCGTCGGCGACGTTCGCGCCGATCTGCGCCACCACGTACGGCGGGAGAGTGTCGACGACGTTCATCACCTGCGCCAGGCTGCGGGACGGCAAGTGCTCCATGACGAGCCACGGTTCGCCGTAGTGCAGAGCCATGTCGTACATCGAGATGGCGTGCTCGTGGGCGAGTTGGGCGGCGGCCCGGCCCTCTCGGAGCGCGCGGCGGCGAAGATCCTCGGCCTCGTCGGGATCGAGGTCTGCGGTGGAGATCACCTGCTTGACGGCGACGTCGCGGCCCAGACGGTTGTCGCGGGCGAGCCAGACGGCACCCATGCCGCCACCGCCGAGCTTGGAGTCGAGCCGATATCGACCGGCCACCAAGTGATCCGGTCCTACGGCCCGTCCTGCCCATGCCTGCTCCGCCACTCGATCGAGAGTAGTCGATCGGAGGTGTTCGCCCCGGCCGAAAAACGTGTGAGCTGCACTGTAGTCACCGTCGGGGGCGGTGCTCCCGGCTTGACGGGAAGGATTCGGGTCGGTTCTACTTGATGGGGATCGAAAGTATGTTCGAATAAAGTGCGAGCCGGGCCACGACTTCCCCGTGGTCGGCCGGTCGTGTGTGTCAGGCGGCAGGCGGATGACAGGGGTGACAGTGGGCGAGGTGGCCGAATTTCCGGTGGACGACGAGGAAGCGGGTCGCG
This window of the Rhodococcus pyridinivorans genome carries:
- a CDS encoding PspC domain-containing protein, which encodes MDTRSFQDQVADMWRTRPVRLPKEGHIAGVCSGIGVRYGVDPVLIRVVFVASALFGGGGLVLYLAAWLMFPRHGDQVSSLESLVGRGASSDSTTKVVVLLVALAIAAGAIGPVGAGSGGSGFIGTLLLLGGWWLLYQRRPEPPVLPAPEGTSFPTQAAFPQPPVTNAYCSPWGAHTGAWHMQAGPAATTTPGGEAAGTKTTSTAATPPAQTTDATEVLSTTDASDTPASGTDSTAPTEATERKTSPMPDLRKDTDRKDTDVPLPDVDALSPHRSAPPAWDPLGVAPFAWDLPEPAPKHEPAIVTNRRSRLTTTVLGLAVIAAAVTGALGAAADLAWVTPARVGAAALAVVGLGLLIGAFLHRGHGLLVVTGPLLGFVVLASIAGPVDTSNWGDRTWAPTSTDQLESEYSFQFGAMTLDLRGLELTEDRTVQVDGRFGNVEVLLPENLDVRADCTVGPGEIKGCPAPGIDGGADGVDDGPVLDLNANMEFGSLEVRRG
- a CDS encoding ATP-binding protein; translation: MPGRRSPCQYRGVQPVPGLPVTVPRLERRVGGRIVGGVAGGVADHLGIDATKVRVAFTVLAALGGFGIAAYGLLWMFVPPGSDTDRPTGPERRRAIGLAFMGIGLAVGLSWLFSGGAAGVVLPIVVVVVGAALVWREFDVEGPRSVLGLPAHPTVLTWARVLGGLTLVVTGLGVMVIAQVDVAALRSSLVAVVVTLVGAALLSVPLWIRMWRALETERAARVRNEEREEIASHLHDSVLQTLALIQKQAGDQQEVVRLARSQERELRRWLFGGDETPSTSLAETLRTIAGEVEDQYGLSVQPVIVGDVAPDDSDLTPEAATAVLGATREALVNAAKHAGVDSVDLFAEVEPHQVSVFVRDRGVGFDPDEVPADRQGLAKSIRARIERRGGRTVVKSSPGKGTEVRIHAPRAGRTETEREQDTESTLEWGVNDPHPEEQTQ
- a CDS encoding response regulator; its protein translation is MTSIPATSSDATENNRPYRVFLVDDHAVFRSGVRAELGREADMEIVGEAGGVAEAVAGIEATKPDVVLLDVHMPDGGGVAVLQRIPDGPVCLALSVSDAAEDVIAVIRAGARGYVTKTISGPDLADAVRRVAGGDAVFSPRLAGFVLDSFTGRSAAPEPPLDPELDSLTPRELEVLRLLARGYTYREIAEELVISVKTVETHASNVLRKTQQSNRNALTRWAHRRRID
- a CDS encoding serine/threonine-protein kinase, with the translated sequence MAGRYRLDSKLGGGGMGAVWLARDNRLGRDVAVKQVISTADLDPDEAEDLRRRALREGRAAAQLAHEHAISMYDMALHYGEPWLVMEHLPSRSLAQVMNVVDTLPPYVVAQIGANVADALTAAHAAGIVHRDVKPGNILIAERGRDAGIVKISDFGIARAKGDNDPDGVIIGTPAYFAPEVARGNDPTEASDVFSLGATLYTAVEGQPPFGFETDSIALLHRVARAEIIMPTHTGPLTEPLLEMLQPDPARRPTMAQARDLLARVVLGPSGSAAALRGRPIQNEDGTIPSWAQRSAHFAEPARPRGSFVDRPLGAATQATGGPKKSAKGFAPADLLDRLLPKGPVPDNPQDRIVAYAPLAMAAMIAVILVALLVAVIIALVV